Proteins encoded within one genomic window of Sphingosinicella ginsenosidimutans:
- the prfA gene encoding peptide chain release factor 1 yields the protein MTRISAERIAAIEARKEELQAAMAAGDLDPQAFVKLSKDYAEIEPVAEAAREVRRLRDEAVSLAEMTHEADEELRAMAAEELIENREKLEAAERALALKLLPRDAADDRPAMLEIRAGTGGDEAALFAGDLLRMYQRYAETKGWRFELISASAAELGGFKEAIASVTGQGVFARLKFESGVHRVQRVPVTESGGRIHTSAATVAVLPEAEEVDVQIDEKDLRIDIYRASGPGGQGVNTTDSAVRITHLPTGIVVIQQDERSQHKNRAKAMKVLRTRLYEAERERLAAERTGARRSMVGSGDRSERIRTYNFPQGRVTDHRINLTLHRLPEILEGQMDELIDALISEDEAERLASLDEA from the coding sequence ATGACCCGCATTTCCGCCGAACGCATTGCCGCCATCGAGGCGCGCAAGGAGGAGTTGCAGGCGGCGATGGCCGCGGGCGATCTCGATCCGCAGGCGTTCGTGAAGCTCTCCAAGGACTATGCCGAGATCGAGCCGGTCGCCGAGGCCGCGCGCGAGGTGCGGCGGCTGCGCGACGAGGCGGTGTCGCTCGCCGAGATGACGCACGAGGCCGACGAGGAGCTTCGCGCCATGGCGGCTGAGGAACTCATTGAGAATCGCGAGAAGCTCGAGGCCGCCGAGCGGGCGCTTGCGCTGAAGCTGCTGCCGCGCGACGCCGCCGACGATCGGCCCGCGATGCTCGAAATCCGCGCCGGCACCGGCGGCGACGAGGCGGCGCTGTTCGCCGGCGATCTCCTGCGCATGTATCAGCGTTACGCCGAGACGAAGGGCTGGCGCTTCGAGCTCATATCGGCGAGCGCGGCCGAGCTTGGCGGCTTCAAGGAGGCGATCGCCTCGGTCACCGGCCAGGGCGTGTTCGCGCGGCTGAAGTTCGAAAGCGGCGTTCACCGCGTCCAGCGCGTTCCCGTCACCGAAAGCGGCGGCCGAATCCACACCAGCGCCGCCACCGTCGCGGTGCTGCCCGAGGCGGAGGAGGTCGACGTCCAGATCGACGAGAAGGACCTTCGGATCGACATCTATCGCGCCTCCGGCCCGGGCGGGCAGGGCGTGAACACGACCGACAGCGCGGTTCGGATCACCCATTTGCCCACCGGCATCGTCGTCATCCAGCAGGACGAGCGATCGCAGCACAAGAACCGCGCCAAGGCCATGAAGGTGCTTCGGACCCGCCTCTACGAAGCGGAGCGCGAGCGGCTCGCCGCCGAGCGCACCGGCGCGCGCCGGTCGATGGTCGGATCGGGCGACCGCTCGGAGCGGATCCGCACCTACAATTTCCCGCAGGGGCGCGTGACCGATCACCGCATCAACCTGACCCTCCACCGCCTGCCCGAAATCCTGGAAGGCCAGATGGACGAGCTGATCGACGCCCTCATTTCCGAGGACGAGGCCGAACGTCTGGCGAGTTTGGATGAGGCCTAG
- a CDS encoding DUF4139 domain-containing protein produces MRAILIASVAALAFATPGSAQIQTEIPPPSESAQGDVAVTIYNNDLALVQDRRPLSVPQGRSRQEFPDVSAQIRPETVTLTGDGIGIVEQNFDFDLLSPQALMQKAVGETVTLVRTNPATGAETREQARVLAANGGVVLQIGNRIEVLRDDGLPVRVIFDHVPAGLRARPTLSVTVQSARAGRRPLTLTYLTPGLGWSADYVALFDEANGRMDVQGWITLTNNSGTPYNNADVLLVAGNVGGGQMQTSGVRRGPAPPLRQAGTETSDRERLGDYYLYPLPARTTIANRQTKQVSFLNVAGTPARRAYEYRNAWLGSAEQPQSANTVLRFSSSRDQGLGDALPAGTVRVYQRDARGNPQFVGESPIGHTPMGSELGLTTGQAFDVKVQPTVERRERVSNGRWRTTMRYTLTNARPDAVTVDLVQSGLWGDTRIAEQSQPSERRSADETVWHVAVPANGEASVTATFDTRF; encoded by the coding sequence ATGCGGGCTATCCTCATTGCTTCGGTTGCGGCGCTCGCCTTTGCGACGCCGGGTTCGGCCCAGATCCAGACGGAAATCCCGCCGCCCTCGGAAAGCGCCCAGGGCGACGTCGCGGTGACGATCTACAACAACGATCTCGCCCTGGTTCAGGACCGGCGGCCGCTTTCGGTGCCGCAGGGCCGCTCCCGGCAGGAGTTTCCCGACGTCTCGGCGCAGATCCGGCCCGAAACGGTGACGCTCACCGGCGACGGCATCGGCATCGTCGAGCAGAATTTCGATTTCGACCTGCTGTCGCCCCAGGCGCTGATGCAGAAGGCGGTCGGCGAGACGGTGACGCTGGTGCGTACCAACCCGGCCACCGGCGCCGAGACGCGCGAGCAGGCGCGGGTGCTCGCGGCCAATGGGGGCGTCGTGCTCCAGATCGGGAACCGGATCGAGGTCCTGCGCGACGACGGCCTGCCGGTGCGCGTGATCTTCGATCATGTCCCCGCCGGGCTTCGCGCCCGCCCGACGCTGTCCGTCACTGTCCAGAGCGCGCGCGCCGGGCGTCGGCCGCTGACGCTCACCTATCTGACGCCGGGCCTCGGCTGGTCGGCCGATTATGTCGCCCTGTTCGACGAGGCGAACGGCCGGATGGACGTCCAGGGCTGGATCACGCTCACCAACAACAGCGGCACGCCCTATAACAATGCCGACGTCCTGCTCGTCGCCGGCAATGTCGGCGGCGGACAGATGCAGACTTCCGGCGTGCGCCGCGGCCCCGCGCCACCGCTCCGCCAGGCCGGGACCGAGACGTCGGACCGCGAGCGGCTCGGCGACTATTATCTCTATCCGCTCCCCGCGCGAACGACGATCGCCAACCGCCAGACCAAGCAGGTGAGCTTCCTCAACGTCGCCGGGACCCCGGCGCGGCGGGCCTATGAATATCGCAACGCCTGGCTCGGCAGCGCCGAGCAGCCGCAGAGCGCGAACACGGTGCTCCGCTTCTCCTCCTCGCGCGATCAGGGCCTCGGCGACGCGCTCCCGGCGGGCACGGTGCGCGTCTATCAGCGCGACGCGCGCGGCAATCCGCAATTCGTCGGCGAAAGCCCGATCGGCCACACGCCGATGGGGTCCGAACTCGGCCTTACCACCGGACAGGCGTTCGACGTGAAGGTCCAGCCGACGGTCGAGCGCCGCGAGCGCGTGTCGAACGGCCGCTGGCGCACGACGATGCGCTACACGCTCACCAACGCCCGGCCGGACGCGGTCACCGTCGATCTCGTCCAGTCCGGATTGTGGGGGGATACGCGGATCGCCGAGCAAAGCCAGCCGAGCGAGCGCCGCTCGGCCGACGAGACGGTCTGGCACGTCGCCGTCCCCGCCAATGGCGAGGCGAGCGTCACCGCGACCTTCGACACGCGCTTCTAG
- a CDS encoding DUF4167 domain-containing protein has product MINNRQGGRRRGRGGGGGRAPNMNPGAGNRQDNRQRGNAAQLLEKYKGLARDAQMQGDRVQTEYFLQFADHYFRVLGESRARFEEQRRQRGEDYGEPDDGDGDEEMEAAERPAYERAEEPAREPRNREADEGREERAPRNGEARGRRPRGRRFEQEDGTEEANGIALDALPPAIAAAPAAANGDAEGGEEAPRAPRRRTRRPRGEAEDIAPAA; this is encoded by the coding sequence TTGATCAACAATCGTCAGGGCGGCCGCAGGCGCGGCCGGGGCGGCGGCGGTGGACGCGCGCCCAACATGAATCCGGGAGCCGGCAATCGCCAGGACAACCGGCAGCGCGGCAACGCCGCCCAGCTTCTCGAGAAATATAAGGGCCTTGCGCGCGACGCGCAGATGCAGGGCGATCGCGTCCAGACCGAATATTTCCTCCAGTTCGCGGACCATTATTTCCGCGTCCTCGGCGAAAGCCGCGCCCGCTTCGAGGAGCAGCGCCGGCAGCGCGGCGAGGATTATGGCGAGCCCGACGACGGCGATGGCGACGAGGAGATGGAGGCCGCCGAGCGCCCTGCTTACGAGCGCGCCGAGGAGCCCGCCCGCGAGCCGCGCAATCGCGAGGCCGACGAGGGTCGCGAGGAGCGGGCGCCGCGCAACGGCGAGGCCCGCGGCCGCCGCCCGCGCGGTCGCCGGTTCGAGCAGGAAGACGGGACCGAAGAGGCCAACGGCATCGCGCTCGACGCGCTGCCCCCCGCGATCGCCGCCGCGCCCGCCGCGGCGAACGGCGATGCCGAGGGTGGTGAGGAGGCGCCGCGCGCGCCGCGCCGCCGGACCCGTCGCCCGCGCGGCGAGGCCGAGGATATCGCGCCCGCCGCCTGA
- a CDS encoding DUF4139 domain-containing protein — MRWLGLFLLFFATPATAQTIVTSPRPDHVAVTVYRDPNRAAAQAPNLSFLNGYALISETRAVSLPAGESELRFEGVAGGILPQSAIVTGLGDGVIERNRDAWLLSPGTLIERSLGRRVHLRRTSRATGAVREEEAVVRSGADGALVLQTPAGFEALRCSGLAETVTYDGVPAGLAARPTLSVRVRAPQPMTATVTLSYLSSGFDWQANYVANLAEDGESIDLFAWLTIANTDETSFADADAQAVAGRLNRSNRRVQPAESRPIDLQCWPAGTTSDIPEDESLAEDIVVTGSRVMARNFAPGAPPPPPPPPPPAAEAAMQAQQEELGDLKLYRIPEPVTVAANSQKQVAFLTRPRVRVQFVYRQTIQPSFRASSAPARRIMITRNRPADGLGMPLPAGRIVLFDSRGGRPILIGEGSTADRAVNEDVEIPLGEAPGVTASVRPVGNPKLSRAFELTVTNDQSAPVRFEASLAGGEVSRSSARLGRRDGRPLWSVTVPANGRAVLTYTLAPPA; from the coding sequence GTGAGGTGGCTTGGATTGTTCCTGCTGTTCTTCGCGACCCCCGCCACCGCGCAGACGATCGTCACTTCGCCACGGCCGGACCATGTCGCCGTCACCGTCTATCGCGATCCCAACCGGGCCGCCGCGCAGGCGCCCAATCTCTCCTTCCTCAACGGCTATGCGCTGATCAGCGAGACGAGGGCGGTGTCGCTGCCGGCCGGCGAATCGGAGCTTCGCTTCGAAGGCGTCGCCGGCGGCATCCTGCCGCAAAGCGCGATCGTGACCGGCCTCGGCGACGGCGTGATCGAGCGCAACCGCGACGCCTGGCTGCTTTCGCCCGGCACCCTGATCGAACGCTCGCTCGGCCGGCGCGTCCACCTGCGCCGCACCTCGCGGGCGACGGGCGCGGTTCGCGAGGAGGAGGCGGTCGTCCGCTCCGGCGCCGATGGCGCGCTGGTCCTCCAGACGCCGGCGGGGTTCGAGGCGCTGCGCTGCTCGGGCCTTGCCGAGACGGTCACCTATGACGGCGTGCCGGCCGGCCTCGCCGCGCGGCCGACCCTGTCGGTGCGCGTCCGCGCGCCGCAGCCGATGACCGCGACCGTGACGTTGTCCTACCTGTCGAGCGGCTTCGACTGGCAGGCCAATTATGTCGCCAACCTCGCGGAAGACGGCGAATCGATCGATCTCTTCGCCTGGCTGACGATCGCCAACACCGACGAGACCAGCTTTGCGGATGCGGACGCTCAGGCGGTGGCCGGCCGGCTCAACCGATCCAACCGCCGCGTCCAGCCCGCCGAATCGCGGCCGATCGACCTGCAATGCTGGCCCGCCGGGACGACCAGCGATATTCCCGAGGATGAATCGTTGGCCGAGGACATCGTGGTGACCGGGTCGCGGGTCATGGCGCGCAACTTTGCGCCGGGAGCGCCGCCGCCACCGCCGCCGCCTCCGCCCCCGGCAGCGGAGGCCGCCATGCAGGCGCAGCAGGAGGAACTCGGCGATCTCAAGCTCTACCGGATTCCCGAGCCGGTCACCGTCGCCGCGAACAGCCAGAAGCAGGTCGCCTTCCTGACGCGGCCGCGCGTGCGCGTGCAGTTCGTCTATCGCCAGACGATCCAGCCGAGCTTTCGGGCGTCGAGCGCACCGGCGCGGCGGATCATGATCACGCGCAACCGCCCCGCCGATGGCCTCGGCATGCCGCTTCCGGCCGGGCGAATCGTCCTGTTCGATTCGCGCGGCGGCCGGCCGATCCTGATCGGCGAGGGTTCCACCGCCGACCGCGCCGTGAACGAGGATGTCGAGATCCCGCTGGGCGAGGCGCCCGGCGTCACCGCCTCGGTCCGCCCCGTCGGCAATCCGAAGCTCAGCCGCGCCTTCGAGCTTACCGTGACCAACGACCAGTCGGCGCCGGTGCGATTCGAGGCGAGCCTCGCCGGCGGCGAGGTCAGCCGGTCGAGCGCGCGGCTCGGCCGCCGGGACGGCCGGCCGCTCTGGTCGGTGACGGTGCCGGCCAACGGCCGCGCCGTGCTGACCTATACGCTGGCGCCGCCGGCCTAG
- a CDS encoding lipopolysaccharide biosynthesis protein, giving the protein MDSPAPERPSAAADSVDAPGFAERVKTGIIWRSGSQIVGQLIAWTATFLVIRLLDPADYGLVAMTGVVLTFLDLFKGWGFASALVREERTDSRRIGQAFAMLILMNGALAALQIAAAPLAAAYFHQPMVADLLRVQALFYLANPFNALGHALLARRLEFKRQSRIDLVAAMASAATACGFAFSGAGIWTLVAAPAALWYTRAIGYIIAARLWQVRPRFDFAGAGAMVRYGGAMIGVQVFWFVQSQADVFIGGRTLDPHRLGIYTTALFLTQILAAKFVPPLNEVAFAAYSRIQARPDMIGQAFLKSARLIMLVALPFYLGLAATAEPLVLTFLGAKWGAAAPIVRILALAMPMMTLQILFGPAINALGKARLAVRNGIAGAIIMPAAFLIGIHWGGIGLAWAWLAGMAALLAVTLALSLRIVGVSAGALARAVAPPLGASLAMAATVAALDSLAPASGPAARLALLVPAGAALYAGLLLVFARPIVVEVTRLVRRAPEPQAL; this is encoded by the coding sequence ATGGACAGCCCCGCACCCGAACGGCCAAGCGCCGCCGCCGACTCGGTGGACGCGCCCGGATTCGCCGAGCGGGTGAAGACGGGAATCATCTGGCGCTCGGGAAGCCAGATCGTCGGCCAGCTCATCGCCTGGACCGCGACCTTCCTCGTCATCCGCCTCCTCGATCCAGCCGATTACGGCCTGGTCGCGATGACCGGCGTGGTGCTGACCTTCCTCGATCTGTTCAAGGGCTGGGGATTCGCGAGCGCGCTGGTGCGCGAGGAGCGGACCGATTCGCGGCGAATCGGTCAGGCCTTCGCGATGCTGATCCTGATGAACGGCGCGCTCGCCGCGCTCCAGATCGCCGCCGCGCCGCTCGCCGCGGCCTATTTCCACCAGCCGATGGTCGCCGATCTGCTGCGCGTGCAGGCGCTCTTCTATCTCGCCAACCCGTTCAACGCGCTCGGCCATGCGCTGCTCGCGCGGCGGCTCGAGTTCAAGCGCCAGTCGCGAATCGATCTGGTCGCGGCGATGGCGAGCGCGGCGACCGCCTGCGGATTCGCGTTTTCGGGCGCCGGCATCTGGACGCTGGTCGCGGCGCCGGCGGCGCTCTGGTACACGCGGGCGATCGGCTACATCATCGCCGCGCGCCTGTGGCAGGTCCGCCCGCGATTCGACTTTGCCGGCGCGGGCGCGATGGTCCGCTATGGCGGCGCGATGATCGGCGTGCAGGTCTTCTGGTTCGTGCAGAGCCAGGCCGACGTCTTCATCGGCGGCCGCACGCTCGATCCGCACCGGCTCGGCATCTACACGACCGCGCTGTTCCTGACGCAGATCCTCGCCGCCAAGTTCGTCCCGCCGCTGAACGAGGTCGCCTTCGCCGCTTATTCGCGGATCCAGGCGCGGCCGGACATGATCGGCCAGGCCTTCCTCAAGTCGGCGCGGCTCATCATGCTCGTCGCGCTCCCCTTCTATCTCGGCCTCGCGGCGACCGCCGAGCCGCTGGTGCTGACCTTCCTTGGCGCCAAATGGGGGGCCGCCGCGCCGATCGTCAGGATTCTCGCCCTAGCGATGCCGATGATGACGCTGCAGATCCTGTTCGGGCCGGCGATCAACGCCCTCGGCAAGGCGCGGCTTGCGGTGCGCAACGGGATCGCCGGGGCGATCATCATGCCGGCGGCCTTCCTGATCGGCATCCACTGGGGCGGCATCGGTCTCGCCTGGGCATGGCTCGCGGGCATGGCGGCCTTGCTCGCCGTGACGCTGGCGCTCTCCCTGCGAATCGTCGGCGTGAGCGCCGGCGCGCTCGCCCGGGCGGTCGCGCCCCCGCTCGGCGCGTCGCTGGCCATGGCGGCGACGGTGGCCGCGCTCGATTCGCTGGCGCCCGCCTCCGGACCGGCGGCGCGACTCGCCTTGCTGGTGCCGGCCGGCGCGGCGCTCTATGCCGGCCTGCTGCTGGTCTTCGCGCGGCCGATCGTCGTCGAAGTCACCCGGCTCGTGCGCCGGGCGCCCGAGCCTCAGGCGCTCTGA
- a CDS encoding CBS domain-containing protein → MTVAAILSTKGGDVLTIESGTLVREAVTMLADRRIGALPVVRDGAVVGIMSERDVIYRLRSDGAAVLDWAVERIMTAPAIAVQPDHDIMGALSLMTKRRIRHLPVLDGDRIVGIVSIGDLVKHRMDKIEREAADLLNYIQSA, encoded by the coding sequence ATGACGGTCGCCGCGATTCTTTCAACCAAGGGCGGAGACGTCCTCACCATCGAATCGGGAACGCTGGTGCGCGAAGCGGTGACGATGCTCGCCGATCGCCGGATCGGGGCCTTGCCGGTCGTGCGTGACGGCGCGGTTGTCGGGATCATGTCGGAGCGCGACGTCATCTACAGGTTGCGCAGCGACGGCGCCGCGGTGCTCGACTGGGCGGTCGAGCGGATCATGACCGCGCCGGCGATCGCGGTTCAGCCGGATCACGACATCATGGGGGCGCTGTCGCTGATGACGAAGCGGCGGATTCGCCATCTTCCCGTGCTCGACGGCGATCGGATCGTCGGCATCGTTTCGATCGGCGATCTGGTGAAGCACCGGATGGACAAGATCGAGCGCGAGGCCGCCGACCTGCTCAACTATATTCAGAGCGCCTGA
- the prmC gene encoding peptide chain release factor N(5)-glutamine methyltransferase translates to MRVREALTAPARQLEAVSMTPRLDAELLMAHALGMSREQMLLSAMDAEAPAAFAALLARRLAHEPVAYITGRRAFWTIELEVGPGVLVPRPDSETLIDAAVERFGPRGPATILDLGTGPGTLLLAALDQWPQARGLGIDRSEDALAYARRNAARLGLGDRAELRLGDWGEGIEGRFDLVLANPPYVATDTDLPPDVADHEPATALFAGADGLDDYRRLAPQLPRLIAPGGIACVEIGAGQKQAVAALFGAAGLTVASRDDLAGVARCLVLANADE, encoded by the coding sequence ATGAGGGTGCGGGAGGCTCTCACGGCGCCGGCCCGCCAGCTCGAAGCCGTCTCCATGACCCCCCGCCTCGATGCCGAGCTCCTCATGGCGCACGCGCTCGGCATGTCGCGCGAGCAGATGCTCCTTTCGGCGATGGACGCCGAAGCGCCCGCCGCGTTCGCGGCCCTGCTCGCCCGCCGCCTCGCGCACGAGCCGGTGGCCTATATCACCGGCCGCCGCGCCTTCTGGACGATCGAGCTGGAGGTTGGCCCCGGCGTCCTCGTGCCGCGGCCGGACAGCGAGACGCTGATCGACGCCGCGGTCGAGCGCTTCGGTCCGCGCGGGCCGGCGACGATCCTCGATCTCGGCACCGGACCGGGCACGCTGTTGCTCGCCGCGCTCGATCAATGGCCACAGGCGCGCGGGCTTGGCATCGATCGTTCGGAAGACGCGCTCGCTTATGCGCGCCGCAACGCCGCGCGGCTCGGCCTCGGCGATCGCGCGGAGCTGCGCCTCGGCGATTGGGGGGAGGGCATCGAGGGGCGGTTCGATCTCGTCCTCGCCAACCCGCCTTATGTCGCGACCGATACCGATCTGCCGCCGGATGTCGCCGATCACGAGCCGGCGACGGCGCTGTTCGCCGGCGCCGACGGCCTCGACGATTATCGCCGGCTCGCGCCCCAGCTGCCGCGGCTGATCGCGCCCGGCGGCATCGCCTGCGTCGAGATCGGCGCGGGCCAGAAGCAGGCGGTGGCGGCGCTGTTCGGCGCGGCTGGGTTGACGGTCGCATCGCGCGACGATCTCGCCGGAGTCGCAAGGTGCCTCGTGCTCGCCAACGCGGATGAATGA
- a CDS encoding acyl-CoA thioesterase translates to MTTTTGAAERDPILRVVPRPGDINANGHIFGGWVLSQMDIAAGIVAAREAEGAVATVAIEAMEFIAPILLQDLISVYAHVERVGRTSIAIRIRVVASRDRGTREVDVTSGLFTFVALDENHRPRPVKRG, encoded by the coding sequence ATGACGACGACCACTGGCGCCGCTGAGCGCGATCCGATCCTGCGGGTGGTGCCGCGCCCTGGCGACATCAACGCCAACGGTCACATTTTCGGCGGCTGGGTGCTCTCGCAGATGGACATCGCGGCCGGCATCGTCGCCGCCCGCGAGGCGGAGGGCGCGGTCGCGACGGTGGCGATCGAGGCGATGGAGTTCATCGCGCCGATCCTCCTTCAGGACCTCATCTCGGTCTACGCCCATGTCGAGCGCGTCGGCCGGACATCGATCGCGATCCGCATCCGCGTCGTCGCGAGCCGCGATCGCGGCACGCGCGAGGTGGACGTGACCAGCGGCCTCTTCACCTTCGTCGCATTGGACGAGAATCACCGGCCGCGGCCGGTGAAACGCGGCTAG
- the hisS gene encoding histidine--tRNA ligase produces MGKGPQRIRGTQDIWGEEADRFHAVTAAFDRVRRLYAFQRVEIPVFEATEVFARSIGETTDVVSKEMYTFEDRGGDSITLRPEFTAGLCRAYLSEGWQQHAPLKLATWGPVFRYERPQKGRFRQFHQLDAEIIGTDAPAADVELLVLADQLLHELGISDGITLQLNTLGDAPTREAWRAALIDHFEAHRGDLSEDSLARLDKNPLRILDSKDPRDRPIADSAPDIDAYLTAEASDFFAAVTAGLDAAGVAWTRNARLVRGLDYYRHTAFEFVTDRLGAQGTVLAGGRYDGLIESLGGPHTPAVGWAAGIERLAMMIEAPSGGAPTVAVVPDQPDLEGDASRLATLLRRAGIAADIGFRGNAKKRIESAKKNNRTAALILRDPSQAPRLHLTHFGGTDDQRKSLADKILLAVKDIYSGMSGGPDRAA; encoded by the coding sequence ATGGGCAAGGGGCCGCAAAGGATCAGAGGCACCCAGGATATCTGGGGCGAGGAAGCCGACCGTTTCCACGCGGTGACGGCCGCGTTCGATCGCGTGCGTCGGCTCTATGCCTTCCAGCGCGTCGAGATCCCGGTCTTCGAGGCGACCGAGGTCTTCGCCCGCTCGATCGGCGAGACCACCGACGTCGTCTCCAAGGAAATGTACACGTTCGAGGATCGCGGCGGCGATTCGATCACGCTGCGCCCCGAATTCACCGCGGGCCTGTGCCGCGCCTATCTCTCCGAAGGCTGGCAGCAGCACGCGCCGCTGAAGCTCGCCACCTGGGGCCCGGTCTTCCGCTACGAGCGCCCGCAGAAGGGCCGCTTCCGCCAGTTCCACCAGTTGGACGCCGAGATCATCGGCACCGACGCGCCCGCGGCGGACGTGGAATTGCTGGTGCTCGCCGATCAGCTCCTCCACGAGCTCGGCATATCCGACGGCATCACGCTCCAGCTCAACACATTGGGCGATGCGCCGACGCGCGAGGCGTGGCGCGCTGCCTTGATCGATCATTTCGAGGCGCATCGCGGCGACCTCTCCGAGGACAGCCTCGCCCGGCTCGACAAGAATCCCTTGCGCATCCTCGACAGCAAGGACCCGCGCGACCGCCCGATCGCCGACAGCGCGCCGGACATCGACGCCTATCTGACGGCGGAAGCGAGCGACTTCTTCGCCGCCGTCACCGCCGGCCTCGACGCCGCCGGCGTCGCCTGGACCCGCAACGCGCGCCTAGTCCGCGGCCTTGATTATTACCGCCACACCGCCTTCGAATTCGTCACCGATCGGTTGGGCGCGCAGGGCACGGTGCTCGCCGGCGGCCGATATGACGGCCTGATCGAAAGCCTCGGCGGCCCCCACACCCCAGCGGTCGGCTGGGCCGCGGGGATCGAGCGGCTTGCGATGATGATCGAGGCGCCATCCGGGGGAGCGCCGACGGTGGCGGTCGTTCCCGATCAGCCCGATCTGGAAGGTGACGCTTCTCGACTGGCGACGCTTCTCCGTCGCGCCGGAATAGCCGCCGACATCGGCTTCAGGGGCAACGCCAAGAAGCGGATCGAAAGCGCGAAGAAGAACAATCGGACCGCCGCGTTGATTCTGCGTGATCCCTCTCAGGCGCCACGCTTACACCTCACCCACTTCGGTGGAACCGACGATCAGAGGAAGTCACTCGCGGACAAGATATTGCTTGCCGTGAAAGACATTTACTCAGGCATGTCGGGCGGACCGGATCGGGCTGCATGA